A window of the Leucothrix mucor DSM 2157 genome harbors these coding sequences:
- a CDS encoding rhamnan synthesis F family protein has translation MTASMKFIQRIRKRFSKKSYEQAPPPSLSNKPDTSDDKNLILDSGLFDADWYQKKYSTKNNLIDAPYEHFLKYGLINENDPSSAFSTRAYYLLYPDVRLSGLNPLVHYLEHGINEGRIFLPVSFDVSKADERLSIKLLKESGLFDVDWYLDTYQDVAKANIDPIAHYVGNGAREGRNPSQSFFSYFYLSQLRNEGLSYINPLLHYIFIGRQNNLRASPDGLRICPALPTGQHYASLPAQTFSIAVMAHIFYDDMLPEFQHWLSNIPFHFDLLISTPSEPQQQRIVEGLASLPNLGTLDVRVMPNQGRDIAPMVVGFAKECLAHDYVLHLHSKKSPYGSETDGWFSYCLSHLLDSPLYVSAILNQFEQNPELGIIYPPPLPTLRNHLHWENMRPEGEALLDRLGVPATTLEAFPLEFPAGSMMWFRSSALRPLFEANLDWADFPAEDSQKNGTLAHVIERLFFYVAHHQQQTYQAVRPASPMEFFSPLIAPTMPEHRDWSVTAKPIVSIIIPVYNQWAHTRACLNAIADFTDPEQTPYEIILADDGSTDETLAAADHYPHLIVVRTPKNLGFLGNCNHAAKTAQGTFLVLLNNDTQVQPGWLSSLIDTFETHPNAAVVGSKLLYPDGSLQEAGGVVWQNAGGLNYGRDQNPALPEYSYLKPSDYISGAAIAVRHDFWLTLGGFDERFVPAYYEDTDLCFEARDHNREVYLQPASLVVHFEGKSHGTDLGSGIKHHQVINQQKFRDKWQTTLETKHVDGSQLLFARERSVGKKIIAVLDYYLPEYDRHAGARHTLTYIKLLLSKGYVVKYFACFIDHERQIQFATQLQQLGVETYYPGIYYFEQNWSAWLTAHKDYLDAVLINRPHIYQMHAKACQEASIPVLYFCHDLHNLRAYREALRQQDTEKAKQVKAREQEEIDIFRQAAFSYTPSQFEADYLQQEHNIETVSYLPLYCNETGCPDRKRAPEGQRIVFVGGMQHAPNHDAVTWFLSEVWPFVIKAAPQASFRLVGANPSESLYAMADESVTLLGGISEDDLHEEYRLARLVVAPLQYGAGVKGKTLEALQKGIPLVATSIAAEGIPGINDLLPTADTPEAFAQQVLEMLALSDEQWLDCSHNYTAFARHTLSTEEAWRHFSRGLNLIGLERE, from the coding sequence ATGACAGCAAGCATGAAGTTTATCCAGCGTATAAGAAAACGATTTTCAAAAAAATCTTACGAACAGGCTCCACCTCCATCACTTAGCAACAAACCAGACACAAGTGATGATAAAAATCTGATACTGGATAGTGGCTTATTTGATGCTGATTGGTATCAAAAAAAATACAGTACTAAAAATAACCTCATCGATGCTCCCTACGAACACTTTCTCAAATATGGGTTAATAAACGAAAATGACCCGAGCTCAGCTTTCTCGACCAGAGCTTACTATCTACTTTATCCAGACGTTAGACTCTCAGGCCTAAACCCTTTAGTCCATTACCTTGAGCACGGAATTAACGAAGGAAGAATTTTTCTACCTGTCAGCTTCGATGTCTCTAAAGCCGATGAGCGATTAAGTATCAAGCTCTTAAAAGAATCGGGATTATTTGATGTAGATTGGTACCTTGATACCTATCAAGATGTTGCTAAAGCAAACATTGATCCCATAGCTCACTATGTAGGCAATGGAGCAAGAGAGGGGAGAAATCCTTCTCAATCATTTTTCAGCTATTTTTATCTTTCACAACTTCGCAATGAAGGGCTTTCGTACATCAACCCGCTACTTCACTATATTTTTATCGGAAGACAAAACAATCTAAGAGCCTCTCCTGATGGTCTTAGAATATGTCCGGCACTCCCTACCGGCCAGCACTATGCTTCGCTGCCAGCACAAACATTCTCTATTGCGGTCATGGCGCATATCTTCTATGACGATATGTTGCCCGAGTTTCAACACTGGCTGTCTAATATTCCATTCCACTTTGATCTTTTGATCTCGACGCCCTCGGAGCCTCAGCAGCAACGGATTGTCGAAGGCTTAGCCTCGTTACCAAATCTGGGCACATTAGATGTTAGGGTGATGCCGAATCAGGGACGTGATATTGCACCGATGGTGGTGGGCTTTGCGAAAGAGTGTCTGGCGCATGATTATGTGTTGCATTTACATTCTAAGAAGAGCCCGTATGGCAGTGAGACGGATGGCTGGTTTAGCTATTGCTTGTCGCACTTGCTCGATAGCCCGCTGTATGTGAGTGCCATTCTGAATCAGTTTGAACAAAATCCTGAGCTGGGCATTATTTACCCGCCACCTTTACCTACCTTGCGCAATCATTTGCATTGGGAGAATATGCGTCCGGAGGGTGAGGCTCTGTTGGATCGTCTGGGGGTTCCGGCAACGACACTGGAGGCGTTTCCCCTTGAGTTCCCGGCGGGCTCAATGATGTGGTTCCGCTCCTCGGCCTTGAGGCCGTTGTTTGAGGCTAATTTGGACTGGGCTGATTTCCCAGCAGAGGATAGTCAGAAAAATGGCACTCTGGCCCATGTGATTGAGCGCTTATTCTTTTACGTTGCGCATCACCAACAGCAAACTTATCAAGCGGTCCGCCCTGCTTCACCCATGGAGTTTTTCAGTCCATTGATTGCGCCGACGATGCCTGAGCATCGCGACTGGTCCGTGACGGCGAAGCCAATAGTCTCGATTATTATTCCGGTGTATAACCAATGGGCGCATACCCGTGCTTGTCTGAACGCGATTGCGGACTTTACAGACCCTGAGCAAACGCCTTATGAGATTATTTTAGCGGACGATGGTTCAACGGATGAGACCTTAGCGGCGGCAGATCATTATCCACACCTTATTGTGGTCCGTACACCAAAGAATCTGGGCTTTCTGGGTAACTGTAATCATGCTGCAAAGACGGCGCAGGGAACGTTTCTGGTCCTGCTCAATAACGACACTCAAGTTCAACCTGGCTGGTTATCTTCGTTAATAGACACCTTCGAAACACACCCGAATGCAGCCGTTGTTGGTTCGAAGCTGTTGTATCCTGATGGCTCTTTGCAGGAGGCGGGTGGAGTGGTTTGGCAGAATGCCGGTGGCCTTAATTATGGTCGTGACCAAAACCCGGCCCTGCCTGAGTATAGCTACCTAAAACCATCCGATTATATTTCAGGGGCAGCCATTGCCGTTCGCCATGACTTTTGGCTTACGTTGGGCGGCTTTGATGAGCGCTTTGTACCGGCTTACTATGAAGATACCGACCTGTGTTTTGAGGCTCGAGATCACAACAGGGAGGTCTATCTACAACCGGCCTCTTTAGTGGTTCATTTTGAAGGCAAGTCTCACGGTACCGACCTTGGCAGTGGCATCAAACATCATCAGGTGATTAATCAACAAAAGTTTCGTGACAAGTGGCAAACTACGCTGGAAACCAAGCATGTTGATGGCAGTCAATTACTCTTTGCCAGAGAACGGAGTGTCGGTAAAAAGATTATTGCGGTGCTGGATTACTATTTGCCGGAATATGACCGTCATGCCGGTGCCCGCCACACCCTGACCTACATCAAGCTACTGCTATCAAAAGGCTATGTCGTTAAATACTTCGCTTGCTTTATTGATCATGAGCGGCAAATTCAGTTTGCGACTCAGTTGCAACAGCTGGGCGTTGAAACCTACTACCCCGGGATCTATTATTTTGAGCAAAACTGGAGTGCCTGGCTGACTGCTCATAAAGACTACTTAGATGCGGTGCTGATTAATCGTCCTCACATTTATCAGATGCATGCCAAAGCCTGTCAGGAAGCGTCAATTCCGGTCTTGTATTTCTGCCATGATCTGCATAATCTCCGCGCTTACCGTGAAGCCCTGCGTCAACAAGATACCGAGAAGGCCAAACAGGTCAAAGCCAGAGAGCAGGAAGAAATTGATATTTTCCGACAGGCAGCCTTCAGTTATACTCCAAGTCAGTTCGAAGCGGATTACTTGCAACAGGAACATAACATTGAAACGGTGAGCTACCTGCCCTTGTATTGTAACGAAACAGGCTGTCCGGACCGTAAGCGTGCACCCGAAGGCCAGCGCATCGTGTTCGTCGGTGGCATGCAACACGCCCCGAATCATGATGCAGTTACGTGGTTTTTAAGTGAGGTGTGGCCCTTCGTTATAAAGGCCGCACCTCAGGCAAGTTTCCGCTTAGTGGGGGCCAACCCATCAGAGTCACTCTATGCGATGGCGGATGAATCGGTCACGCTACTGGGTGGTATTTCAGAAGATGACCTGCACGAGGAGTACCGTCTCGCCAGACTCGTTGTCGCCCCCTTACAATATGGCGCCGGCGTTAAAGGCAAGACCTTGGAGGCATTACAAAAAGGCATCCCCCTAGTGGCCACCAGCATCGCCGCTGAAGGGATCCCCGGAATTAATGACCTGCTACCAACCGCAGACACTCCGGAAGCATTCGCCCAACAAGTATTGGAAATGCTAGCGCTGTCTGATGAGCAGTGGCTAGACTGCTCCCATAACTATACGGCGTTTGCACGTCATACCTTATCAACTGAAGAAGCTTGGCGACATTTTAGTCGTGGCTTAAATCTTATTGGCTTAGAAAGAGAATAA
- a CDS encoding glycosyltransferase family 2 protein gives MNSATSQIKKFFRKEIEFKEKTKHNDLGKISVDFFITKNKQSIKKNNWYMLELVASSTNNNKKIVNLILNKGLHNEQDISLSFYNQRTRKRLFLSSGNPQKISLVSEEKNFNVDSLSIFQVSFFFALTRTLKKLINNHPLYFNRKALITFGKVYLTSIKEKQSISAILYKKYNEIVDPPNFNETELYSLWISNNEQKKNKHLTPTGFSFSRNKFDIQEPPKNNSNTIIAYSVYSHATQRETFPNLFNNTKNIDYIIIIENGSTLAEDALIVLSDMISANPNAKLIYSDNDYLNSSGFRHSPHFKPDWNPDLFYSSNYIGNSYIIRSDFFRSAISDSELQKLTAYQVLYKITSQLDGADIVHIPKILFHKPDQQKEDISRINFSDVIYPYTEKNYKISIIIPTRDKVELLDRCIQSIIQKSTYKNYEIIIVNNDSKEKRTLDFLSSIDQLPNISVISYKRPFNFSAMNNYAVKKAKGDIILLLNNDTEVISNTWLNELLRYAIHPNVGCVGAKLIYADHTIQHAGIILGINGVAGHAHRGQNMKSNGYFNRLNQVQNFSAMTAACLMVRKDTYLQAGGLTERLAISMNDVDFCLKIKELGYRNIWTPHALLYHHESQSRGTAVNAKVKRITNKEVRYIKHKWWYFLQKDPAYNQNLTRILEDFSINPYQSD, from the coding sequence TTGAACTCAGCCACCTCACAAATAAAGAAATTTTTCCGTAAGGAGATAGAGTTTAAAGAAAAAACTAAACACAATGATCTAGGAAAAATAAGTGTAGATTTTTTTATAACTAAAAATAAACAGAGCATTAAAAAAAACAACTGGTATATGCTTGAACTAGTAGCATCATCTACTAATAACAACAAAAAAATCGTTAACTTAATACTAAATAAAGGTCTTCATAACGAACAAGATATTAGCTTGTCATTCTATAATCAACGCACTAGAAAACGACTTTTTTTAAGCTCAGGAAATCCACAAAAGATATCGCTAGTGAGTGAAGAAAAGAATTTCAACGTGGATAGTTTATCTATATTTCAGGTTAGTTTCTTTTTTGCCCTCACTCGTACCCTAAAAAAGCTTATAAACAACCACCCTCTTTATTTCAACAGGAAAGCACTCATTACTTTTGGTAAAGTATATTTAACATCCATAAAAGAAAAACAGTCCATATCTGCTATTCTATACAAAAAATATAATGAAATAGTTGACCCACCGAACTTCAATGAGACTGAACTTTATTCACTATGGATAAGCAATAATGAACAGAAAAAAAACAAACACCTAACACCAACAGGCTTCTCTTTCTCACGCAATAAATTTGATATTCAAGAACCACCTAAAAATAATTCAAACACCATAATAGCGTACAGTGTTTACTCACATGCAACTCAAAGAGAAACTTTTCCCAACCTTTTTAATAACACAAAAAATATTGACTATATAATAATTATTGAGAACGGCTCCACTCTCGCAGAAGATGCACTTATTGTATTGTCAGATATGATTTCGGCTAACCCTAATGCCAAACTCATATATTCAGATAATGACTATTTGAACTCATCAGGCTTCCGTCATTCACCACACTTCAAGCCCGACTGGAACCCAGACCTGTTTTATTCATCGAACTATATTGGTAATAGTTATATTATAAGGTCCGACTTTTTCAGAAGCGCGATTTCAGATAGCGAGCTTCAGAAACTCACTGCTTACCAAGTGCTTTACAAGATAACAAGCCAACTTGACGGAGCTGATATAGTCCATATCCCTAAAATACTATTCCATAAGCCTGACCAACAAAAAGAAGACATTAGTAGAATAAATTTCAGCGATGTGATTTATCCATATACTGAAAAAAATTATAAAATAAGCATCATTATACCTACAAGAGATAAAGTAGAGCTACTTGACAGATGCATACAGTCTATTATTCAAAAATCAACCTATAAAAATTACGAAATTATTATAGTTAATAATGATAGCAAAGAAAAAAGAACACTAGATTTTCTATCAAGCATTGATCAATTACCTAATATATCCGTAATAAGCTACAAAAGACCGTTTAATTTTTCAGCAATGAACAACTATGCAGTAAAGAAAGCAAAAGGTGATATTATCTTATTGCTTAATAATGATACTGAAGTAATCTCTAACACTTGGTTAAATGAGCTTCTCCGATATGCAATACACCCTAATGTCGGCTGTGTCGGAGCCAAGTTGATTTATGCAGACCATACAATACAACATGCAGGAATAATCCTAGGTATTAATGGAGTCGCAGGGCACGCACATCGTGGGCAAAATATGAAATCAAATGGCTACTTTAATCGATTAAATCAAGTTCAAAATTTCTCAGCCATGACTGCTGCATGCTTGATGGTTAGAAAAGACACCTACCTCCAAGCCGGGGGGCTGACGGAACGTTTAGCAATCAGTATGAATGATGTTGACTTCTGTCTAAAAATAAAAGAACTTGGCTATCGCAACATATGGACACCACATGCCCTACTATACCACCATGAATCTCAATCACGAGGAACAGCTGTAAACGCCAAAGTTAAAAGGATTACTAACAAAGAAGTGCGTTACATTAAACATAAATGGTGGTATTTTTTGCAGAAAGATCCTGCTTACAACCAGAACCTAACTAGAATTTTGGAAGATTTTTCAATAAACCCCTACCAATCAGATTAA
- a CDS encoding sulfotransferase family 2 domain-containing protein has translation MEQQLKKTLVHLHIFKNAGSSLDKILRDSFGDQFMTFDKDNPGAMINCDELDQILNRNENISCLASHQIRMPLPVNFSRMIFPVFFIRHPIERIQSCFHFERDVQKRFPPDMTMEQYARSSLRNPSISAVINLQTATICDNRLMDGKLRTSVTKDVVDSAISALRNNAYSFGLVSHFDLSLKLIKHQLTPHFEQLASSDDDLTGSVHENFSLNTAMNTSEKLAYVKDNLSIPTYVQLLEALQPDLMLYEEAVREFEKRVGNSLVNLSVI, from the coding sequence ATGGAACAACAACTTAAAAAAACACTCGTTCATCTGCATATATTCAAAAATGCAGGTTCCTCTCTAGACAAAATCCTCCGTGACAGTTTCGGGGATCAGTTTATGACTTTTGACAAAGACAACCCAGGCGCAATGATAAATTGTGATGAGCTTGATCAGATACTAAACAGAAATGAAAACATATCTTGCTTAGCATCTCATCAGATCAGAATGCCTCTACCTGTTAACTTTTCACGGATGATTTTCCCAGTTTTCTTTATTAGACATCCGATTGAGCGCATACAATCTTGCTTTCATTTCGAACGGGACGTTCAAAAGCGATTCCCTCCAGATATGACTATGGAGCAATATGCACGTTCGAGCCTTCGAAACCCATCCATTAGCGCAGTCATTAATCTCCAAACTGCGACCATTTGCGATAATCGCCTCATGGACGGAAAGCTAAGAACCTCAGTTACAAAAGACGTCGTAGACTCTGCCATTAGCGCATTACGAAACAATGCCTACTCTTTTGGTTTAGTTAGCCATTTTGATCTGTCACTTAAGCTGATTAAGCACCAGCTTACACCGCACTTTGAACAACTAGCCAGTAGCGATGACGACCTTACGGGTAGTGTTCATGAAAACTTTTCCCTTAATACAGCTATGAATACTAGTGAGAAGCTCGCTTACGTTAAAGACAACCTATCAATACCAACCTATGTGCAGCTACTTGAGGCCTTACAGCCAGATCTAATGCTATATGAGGAAGCAGTAAGAGAGTTTGAGAAACGGGTAGGCAATTCATTAGTGAATTTATCCGTCATTTAA
- the tnpC gene encoding IS66 family transposase has protein sequence MELSEIADSVTSLDEARQLIRELVAINQALQTEVAALKAAVESLQSQHGSSSRNSSKAPSTDSPEQRHQRKKRPKSSRSKGAQPGHKKHERTLLPEDQVDTIHRYFPHSRCQCGGVVTPNAQPTYRHQVFDLPEVRYRVTEHQLFTGQCANCQRELTTTLPDWVPSGQMDGGLVSTIVQLSGQFHLSIRQIQAYLSECWHLDFSIGAISQAQGKANAWLGVPYRQIANKVRQSLIAHADETRHYRGTEQRWLWTLATQSLCFFMVHYSRGKTAANELLGEFTGYLVTDHYSGYNDVPVERRQLCWAHLIRHFTKISERNGLAGEIGRRLLLISGAVIRMRHRQLDNLDDRERYQRRFQRLRESFYTTLSQGTELKLADRTRNQCRHLLKDEAMCWTFLKDLSIPLTNNLAERAIRPYVIWRKLSFASQSSQGDQFRPMILSIIGTTRCLGIRTSDYLRNLCNEGLRGNPISQLPLDKALQATV, from the coding sequence ATGGAGCTCAGTGAGATTGCAGACAGCGTTACCTCGCTGGATGAGGCCAGACAGCTCATTCGTGAGTTGGTGGCGATCAATCAAGCTCTGCAAACAGAAGTAGCGGCCTTAAAAGCAGCCGTTGAGTCTTTGCAATCACAGCACGGCTCAAGTTCTCGTAACAGTTCTAAAGCCCCCTCAACGGATTCTCCGGAACAACGTCATCAGCGCAAGAAACGGCCTAAGTCATCCCGAAGCAAAGGAGCACAACCGGGGCATAAAAAACACGAGCGTACTCTGCTACCGGAAGATCAGGTCGATACCATCCATCGCTACTTTCCTCATTCACGCTGCCAATGTGGGGGCGTTGTGACGCCAAACGCTCAGCCCACGTATCGTCATCAGGTGTTTGATTTGCCCGAAGTGCGTTATCGCGTAACAGAGCATCAGCTCTTTACAGGACAGTGTGCAAATTGTCAGCGCGAGCTGACGACCACCTTGCCGGATTGGGTCCCCAGCGGGCAAATGGATGGGGGTTTAGTCAGTACCATTGTTCAACTGAGTGGGCAATTTCATTTATCCATTCGTCAGATACAAGCGTATTTGTCTGAGTGTTGGCATCTGGATTTCAGTATTGGTGCGATTAGTCAGGCACAGGGAAAAGCCAATGCCTGGTTAGGGGTGCCTTATCGGCAAATTGCTAACAAGGTGAGACAGAGCCTGATTGCACATGCGGATGAGACCCGTCACTACCGAGGGACTGAACAACGTTGGCTTTGGACGCTAGCCACGCAGTCACTTTGCTTTTTTATGGTGCATTACTCACGCGGCAAAACCGCTGCCAATGAACTGCTGGGTGAGTTTACAGGATACCTGGTGACGGATCATTACAGTGGATACAACGATGTGCCGGTTGAGCGACGTCAATTATGCTGGGCGCATCTTATTCGCCATTTCACCAAGATCAGCGAACGCAACGGATTAGCCGGAGAGATTGGGAGGCGTTTACTATTAATCAGTGGTGCAGTGATCAGAATGCGGCACCGACAATTGGATAATCTTGATGATCGTGAGCGATATCAACGTCGCTTTCAACGCCTTCGAGAAAGCTTCTACACGACTCTGTCGCAAGGCACTGAACTCAAGCTTGCGGACCGAACCCGCAACCAATGTAGGCACCTATTGAAAGATGAAGCGATGTGCTGGACATTTCTGAAAGACTTGTCGATTCCATTGACTAACAATCTGGCTGAACGTGCTATCCGACCGTATGTGATTTGGCGAAAGCTCTCTTTTGCCAGTCAGTCCTCTCAGGGAGACCAGTTTCGACCAATGATTTTGAGTATTATTGGAACGACACGGTGCTTGGGTATACGCACCTCAGATTATCTGAGAAACCTCTGCAACGAAGGACTTCGGGGTAACCCGATTAGCCAATTACCGTTGGATAAAGCGCTGCAAGCCACTGTTTAG
- a CDS encoding IS110 family transposase yields the protein MSNISVIGMDLSKQVFHIVGLNTRHKVVIKKMLKRKQLITWFSNLQPCQVSMEACASAHYWGRTLKKMGFEVSLLPAQHVKAFVQGNKNDYNDALAIAEATSRPKIHNVPLKTVGQQDQQAIQRMRKQAVQSRTALCNQTHGLVGEYGLVIPKGVTALRKAIPDLLEDAENGLTDLFRQLLKQRLNQLIELEAHIQFYTDLLVNQAERCEEIKRLQSIPGFGPIVASAYYSYVGSGEVFRNGRGVSASLGLVPRQHSTGGKNVLLGISKRGDQELRGLLVHGARAFARVANKKNDRLSSWVCQLIEKRGMNKATVALANKLARIAWAVTTNKEAYIAYPR from the coding sequence ATGAGTAATATTAGCGTCATTGGAATGGATTTATCAAAACAGGTTTTTCATATTGTTGGCCTAAATACTCGGCATAAAGTTGTTATCAAGAAAATGCTCAAACGGAAGCAGCTGATTACTTGGTTCTCCAATCTGCAACCCTGTCAAGTGAGTATGGAAGCCTGCGCTAGCGCTCATTACTGGGGAAGAACACTGAAAAAAATGGGATTTGAGGTGTCACTGCTGCCTGCGCAACACGTCAAAGCATTTGTTCAGGGAAATAAGAACGACTACAACGATGCACTGGCCATTGCTGAGGCAACGAGTCGCCCAAAAATTCACAATGTGCCGCTAAAAACAGTGGGACAGCAAGACCAACAAGCGATTCAGCGCATGAGAAAACAAGCAGTTCAGAGCCGAACAGCACTTTGCAACCAAACTCATGGTTTAGTTGGGGAGTACGGACTGGTTATACCTAAGGGGGTTACTGCATTACGCAAAGCTATTCCTGATTTATTGGAAGACGCTGAAAATGGATTGACCGACTTATTCCGACAGCTCCTCAAGCAGCGCCTTAATCAGTTGATTGAGTTAGAAGCGCATATTCAGTTCTATACTGACCTGCTAGTGAATCAAGCTGAACGCTGTGAGGAAATCAAACGCTTACAAAGCATTCCGGGGTTTGGCCCTATTGTTGCCAGCGCCTATTACAGTTATGTGGGTAGCGGTGAAGTATTCCGTAACGGGCGGGGTGTATCCGCTTCGTTAGGCTTAGTTCCTCGTCAGCACAGTACCGGCGGTAAAAACGTCCTGTTGGGCATTAGTAAGCGAGGTGATCAGGAACTGAGGGGGTTATTGGTTCATGGTGCCCGTGCTTTTGCCAGAGTGGCGAATAAGAAAAATGACCGCTTGAGCAGTTGGGTCTGTCAACTTATTGAGAAGCGGGGGATGAATAAGGCCACCGTTGCACTCGCGAACAAGTTAGCCCGCATTGCATGGGCGGTGACAACCAATAAAGAGGCTTATATTGCTTATCCGCGCTAG
- a CDS encoding polysaccharide pyruvyl transferase family protein, whose product MYDLKWWKQSSPVQNFGDYLGEYMASFFSEVEYGQKNSKLLLRNVGSVIANVVIDNDLSEGYEKIVYFGCGARGSKIKPDFLQKCYFCSVRGPLSRALLGLPDDTPIGDSAFMLPMLYEPKESPEGRSGVLLVTHFNETRTDDELLKLTGCDSVLPTVIEKNHESVERLIDQIANSSFVFTSSLHGAIVAAVYNIPFAYWSSSEVNVPFKWKDFSLSIGLDCEFHERLEDGVLWYEKEKIKLIKPDSADLVFRYKKLSEGVSGLRQVTY is encoded by the coding sequence ATGTATGATTTAAAGTGGTGGAAACAGTCTAGTCCGGTGCAAAATTTTGGTGATTACTTGGGGGAGTACATGGCAAGTTTCTTCTCAGAAGTTGAATACGGACAAAAAAACTCCAAGTTGTTACTAAGAAATGTTGGTAGCGTTATAGCCAATGTTGTTATTGATAATGACTTATCCGAGGGGTATGAAAAGATCGTGTACTTTGGGTGCGGTGCAAGAGGAAGCAAAATAAAACCTGACTTTCTTCAAAAGTGCTATTTTTGCTCTGTGAGAGGCCCCCTTTCTAGAGCCCTATTAGGACTACCTGATGATACTCCTATCGGTGATAGTGCCTTTATGCTTCCTATGCTATACGAGCCAAAAGAGAGCCCAGAAGGAAGAAGCGGAGTCCTGCTAGTCACTCACTTTAATGAAACCAGGACTGATGATGAGTTACTAAAGTTGACAGGGTGTGACTCAGTTTTGCCTACGGTCATAGAAAAAAATCATGAGTCAGTAGAAAGACTAATAGATCAGATTGCGAATTCAAGTTTTGTTTTTACATCATCCCTGCATGGTGCGATCGTAGCGGCAGTTTATAATATTCCTTTCGCATACTGGTCATCATCTGAAGTAAATGTTCCATTCAAATGGAAAGACTTTTCTTTATCAATTGGGTTGGATTGTGAGTTCCATGAGCGCTTGGAGGACGGGGTTCTTTGGTATGAAAAAGAAAAAATAAAGCTAATAAAGCCAGACTCAGCTGACTTAGTATTTAGGTATAAAAAACTCAGCGAAGGAGTGTCAGGTTTAAGACAAGTTACATACTAA